The Carassius auratus strain Wakin chromosome 27, ASM336829v1, whole genome shotgun sequence genome includes a region encoding these proteins:
- the LOC113045524 gene encoding V-type proton ATPase subunit H-like isoform X2 — protein sequence MDIRGAVDAAVPTNIIAAKAAEVRANKVNWQSYLQGQMISAEDCEFIKKFEIAGSEDKQAILTKDGHQCAKTFLNLMAHISKEQTVQYILTLIDDTLQENHQRVNIFFDYAKKTKNSAWSYFLPMLNRQDLFTVHMAGRIIAKLAAWGRDLMEGSDLNYYFNWIKTQLSSQSSQYVQCVAGCLQLMLKVNEYRFAWVEADGVNCITAVLSNKCGFQLQYQMIFCVWLLAFSPQLCEQLRRYNVVPALSDILQESVKEKVTRIILAAFRNLLEKSAERETRQEYALAMIQCKVLKQLENLDQQKYDDEDITDDIKFLLERLGESVQDLSSFDEYSSELKSGRLEWSPVHKSEKFWRENAVRLNEKNYELLKILTRLLEVSDDPQVIAVAAHDVGEYVRHYPRGKRVIEQLGGKQLVMNHMHHEDQLVRYNALLAVQKLMVHNWEYLGKQLQSSEQSTPAVAARS from the exons ATGGATATCCGAGGGGCAGTTGACGCTGCCGTCCCCACCAATATCATCGCTGCCAAGGCCGCAGAGGTCCGAGCAAACAAGGTCAACTGGCAGTCCTACCTCCA GGGCCAAATGATCTCAGCTGAGGACTGCGAGTTCATCAAGAAGTTTGAGATTGCCGGGTCTGAGGACAAGCAAGCAATTCTGACAAAAGATGGACATCAG TGTGCAAAAACCTTCCTCAACCTTATGGCTCATATATCTAAAGAGCAAACAGTTCAGTACATCCTGACCCTAATTGATGACACACTGCAg GAAAATCACCAGAGAGTGAATATCTTCTTTGATTATGCCAAGAAGACTAAGAATTCAGCCTGGTCTTATTTCCTCCCAATGCTGAACCGTCAAGACCTCTTTACTGTTCATATG GCTGGACGCATCATAGCCAAGCTGGCTGCCTGGGGACGTGACCTGATGGAGGGCAGTGACCTGAACTACTACTTCAACTGGATTAAGACCCAGCTCAGCTCTCAG AGCTCCCAGTACGTTCAGTGCGTCGCTGGTTGCCTGCAGCTCATGCTGAAAGTGAATGAATACAGATTCGCCTGGGTGGAGGCCGACGGAGTGAACTG CATCACAGCAGTGTTGAGCAATAAGTGTGGCTTCCAGCTGCAGTATCAGATGATCTTCTGCGTGTGGCTTCTGGCATTCAGTCCGCAACTCTGCGAACAGCTGCGGCGCTATAACGTGGTACCGGCACTCTCCGACATCCTCCAAGAGTCTGTCAAAGAGAAGGTCACTCGCATAATCCTGGCTGCTTTCAGG AATCTGCTGGAGAAGTCCGCTGAGAGAGAGACCCGTCAGGAGTACGCTCTTGCCATGATCCAGTGCAAAGTGCTCAAACAGCTGGAGAACCTGGACCAGCAGAAATATGATGATGAGGACATCACTGATGACATTAAGTTCCTCCTGGAAAGACTGGGAGAGAGCGTTCAGGACCTCAG TTCTTTTGATGAGTACAGCTCTGAGCTGAAGTCTGGCCGTCTGGAGTGGAGTCCAGTGCACAAATCAGAGAAGTTCTGGAGGGAAAACGCAGTTCGTCTGAATGAGAAGAACTACGAGCTGCTGAA GATACTGACCAGGTTGTTGGAAGTGTCTGACGACCCTCAGGTTATTGCCGTTGCAGCTCACGATGTGGGGGAATACGTGAGACATTACCCTCGCGGCAAGAG GGTGATCGAACAGCTGGGTGGTAAACAACTAGTGATGAACCACATGCATCATGAAGACCAGCTTGTCCGCTATAATGCCCTGCTGGCTGTTCAGAAGCTCATGGTGCATAACTG GGAGTATCTGGGGAAGCAGTTGCAGTCCAGCGAGCAGTCGACTCCAGCTGTAGCTGCCCGAAGCTGA
- the LOC113045524 gene encoding V-type proton ATPase subunit H-like isoform X1, translating to MDIRGAVDAAVPTNIIAAKAAEVRANKVNWQSYLQGQMISAEDCEFIKKFEIAGSEDKQAILTKDGHQCAKTFLNLMAHISKEQTVQYILTLIDDTLQENHQRVNIFFDYAKKTKNSAWSYFLPMLNRQDLFTVHMAGRIIAKLAAWGRDLMEGSDLNYYFNWIKTQLSSQKLHGTGAEPGTGTISPSESSQYVQCVAGCLQLMLKVNEYRFAWVEADGVNCITAVLSNKCGFQLQYQMIFCVWLLAFSPQLCEQLRRYNVVPALSDILQESVKEKVTRIILAAFRNLLEKSAERETRQEYALAMIQCKVLKQLENLDQQKYDDEDITDDIKFLLERLGESVQDLSSFDEYSSELKSGRLEWSPVHKSEKFWRENAVRLNEKNYELLKILTRLLEVSDDPQVIAVAAHDVGEYVRHYPRGKRVIEQLGGKQLVMNHMHHEDQLVRYNALLAVQKLMVHNWEYLGKQLQSSEQSTPAVAARS from the exons ATGGATATCCGAGGGGCAGTTGACGCTGCCGTCCCCACCAATATCATCGCTGCCAAGGCCGCAGAGGTCCGAGCAAACAAGGTCAACTGGCAGTCCTACCTCCA GGGCCAAATGATCTCAGCTGAGGACTGCGAGTTCATCAAGAAGTTTGAGATTGCCGGGTCTGAGGACAAGCAAGCAATTCTGACAAAAGATGGACATCAG TGTGCAAAAACCTTCCTCAACCTTATGGCTCATATATCTAAAGAGCAAACAGTTCAGTACATCCTGACCCTAATTGATGACACACTGCAg GAAAATCACCAGAGAGTGAATATCTTCTTTGATTATGCCAAGAAGACTAAGAATTCAGCCTGGTCTTATTTCCTCCCAATGCTGAACCGTCAAGACCTCTTTACTGTTCATATG GCTGGACGCATCATAGCCAAGCTGGCTGCCTGGGGACGTGACCTGATGGAGGGCAGTGACCTGAACTACTACTTCAACTGGATTAAGACCCAGCTCAGCTCTCAG aaactACATGGTACAGGTGCTGAACCTGGAACAGGGACCATCTCCCCCAGTGAA AGCTCCCAGTACGTTCAGTGCGTCGCTGGTTGCCTGCAGCTCATGCTGAAAGTGAATGAATACAGATTCGCCTGGGTGGAGGCCGACGGAGTGAACTG CATCACAGCAGTGTTGAGCAATAAGTGTGGCTTCCAGCTGCAGTATCAGATGATCTTCTGCGTGTGGCTTCTGGCATTCAGTCCGCAACTCTGCGAACAGCTGCGGCGCTATAACGTGGTACCGGCACTCTCCGACATCCTCCAAGAGTCTGTCAAAGAGAAGGTCACTCGCATAATCCTGGCTGCTTTCAGG AATCTGCTGGAGAAGTCCGCTGAGAGAGAGACCCGTCAGGAGTACGCTCTTGCCATGATCCAGTGCAAAGTGCTCAAACAGCTGGAGAACCTGGACCAGCAGAAATATGATGATGAGGACATCACTGATGACATTAAGTTCCTCCTGGAAAGACTGGGAGAGAGCGTTCAGGACCTCAG TTCTTTTGATGAGTACAGCTCTGAGCTGAAGTCTGGCCGTCTGGAGTGGAGTCCAGTGCACAAATCAGAGAAGTTCTGGAGGGAAAACGCAGTTCGTCTGAATGAGAAGAACTACGAGCTGCTGAA GATACTGACCAGGTTGTTGGAAGTGTCTGACGACCCTCAGGTTATTGCCGTTGCAGCTCACGATGTGGGGGAATACGTGAGACATTACCCTCGCGGCAAGAG GGTGATCGAACAGCTGGGTGGTAAACAACTAGTGATGAACCACATGCATCATGAAGACCAGCTTGTCCGCTATAATGCCCTGCTGGCTGTTCAGAAGCTCATGGTGCATAACTG GGAGTATCTGGGGAAGCAGTTGCAGTCCAGCGAGCAGTCGACTCCAGCTGTAGCTGCCCGAAGCTGA